The following proteins are co-located in the Aerosakkonema funiforme FACHB-1375 genome:
- a CDS encoding DUF4142 domain-containing protein — protein MNEAGVNNHLEAAAVYQRQTRMGQDSDLRAFATRTLPTVQGHLEMAATMTGYSLARGSDDASGTSDTPAMPMSR, from the coding sequence ATGAATGAAGCTGGGGTTAATAATCACTTGGAAGCTGCGGCGGTTTACCAGCGCCAAACCCGCATGGGACAAGACTCGGATCTGAGAGCTTTTGCTACTAGAACCTTGCCCACAGTGCAAGGTCATTTGGAAATGGCCGCAACGATGACCGGTTACAGCCTCGCACGCGGAAGCGACGATGCTTCCGGTACATCCGATACACCTGCTATGCCGATGAGCCGTTAA